A single region of the Melopsittacus undulatus isolate bMelUnd1 chromosome 10, bMelUnd1.mat.Z, whole genome shotgun sequence genome encodes:
- the AAR2 gene encoding protein AAR2 homolog: MAGPQLEPDLARQLFWEGAAVVMLGVPEGTEFGIDYSSWAVGPKFRGVKMIPPGVHFLHCSAGRAGGRETGPRTGFFLSLQRRDLRVLRWDAGSEAVELAPAGTEEAAAFRENLRELDPFLGPYPYGTLKKWVSLTSFISEAAMKKLQPESGQICAFSEVLPVAAGRLSRDRAEQRLPPVDAECRSYAEGLARLPQMKPRAGTEIRFTELPKQMYPDGATPAEITRHSMDLSYALEKVISQRYASQPRELLAELQFAFICFLIGNVYDAFEHWKRLLNILCRSEDAIRKYQDLYIDLISVLYHQLSEIPADFFVDIVSHDNFLTSTLQVFFSCTCSAAVDGTLRKKAEKFKAHLTKKFKWDFEAEPDDCAPVVVELPEGVQVD; the protein is encoded by the exons ATGGCGGGGCCGCAGCTGGAGCCCGACCTAGCCCGGCAGCTCTTCTGGGAGGGTGCTGCTGTCGTGATGCTGGGGGTGCCCGAGGGCACCGAGTTCGGCATCGACTACAGCAGCTGGGCCGTGGGCCCCAAGTTCCGCGGCGTCAAGATGATCCCGCCGGGCGTTCACTTCCTGCACTGCAGCGCGGGCCGGGCGGGCGGCCGGGAGACCGGGCCTCGGACCGGCTTCTTCCTGAGCCTGCAGCGCCGGGACCTGCGGGTGCTGCGCTGGGACGCCGGCAGCGAGGCCGTGGAGCTGGCGCCGGCGGGCACGGAGGAGGCCGCGGCCTTCAGGGAGAACCTGCGGGAGCTGGACCCGTTCCTCGGGCCGTACCCCTACGGGACCCTCAAGAAGTGGGTCTCCCTCACCAGCTTCATCAGCGAGGCGGCCATGAAgaagctgcagccagagagcGGGCAGATCTGCGCCTTCTCCGAGGTGCTGCCGGTCGCGGCCGGGAGGCTCTCCAGGGACCGGGCCGAGCAGCGCCTGCCGCCCGTCGATGCCGAGTGCCGGAGCTACGCCGAGGGCTTGGCGCGGCTGCCGCAGATGAAGCCGAGAGCCGGTACCGAGATCAGGTTCACGGAGCTGCCGAAGCAGATGTACCCCGATGGGGCTACGCCGGCGGAGATCACCAGGCACAGCATGGACCTCAGCTACGCGCTGGAGAAGGTGATCAGCCAGCGGTACGCCAGCCAGCCTCGGGAGCTGCTCG CTGAGTTGCAGTTTGCTTTCATCTGCTTCTTGATTGGAAATGTATATGATGCATTTGAGCACTGGAAAAGACTCTTAAACATCCTGTGCCGATCTGAAGACGCCATAAGGAAGTATCAAGACCTTTACATCGATCTGATTTCTGTGCTGTATCACCAGCTTAGTGAAATCCCAGCTGATTTTTTTGTGGACATTGTCTCCCACGACAACTTTTTAACCAGCACCTTACAG GTGTTCTTTTCCTGCAcgtgcagtgctgctgttgatGGGACCCtaaggaaaaaggcagagaaattcAAGGCTCACCTAACAAAGAAATTTAAGTGGGACTTTGAGGCAGAGCCTGATGACTGTGCTCCTGTCGTGGTAGAACTTCCCGAGGGTGTGCAGGTGGACTAA